The window CAGAGAGTTGTCTCTGGAAGAAGAATTCTTAGGTAAAAAACCACCTGCCGATGCCGATACTTCCAAAGGGATGGATTTAGGGAAAGTGCTACGCAGTGCTAAAATAAAAGACCTGGTGGTGATGAACGATGAAGCGCATCATATCCATGATCCTGAAATGCAGTGGTTCAAAAACATTGAAGATATCAACAATCATTTAAAACTGAAACAGGGCAAGGGAATCTCTCTGCAAATTGACAATACCGCAACGCCCAAACACAATGACGGCGCCATATTTGTTCAGACCATTTGTGATTACCCACTTGTGGAAGCCATCAAACAGCGAATTGTCAAATCGCCTGTGCTGCCTGATGAGGCTTCGAGAGGGAAATTGAACGAAAAGACGTCGTCTGAATTTGTGGAACGCTATAAAGATTTTATCCATCTTGGTTATATCGAATGGAAAAAACAGTTTGATGAATTAAAAAGCCAGAAAACCCCTGTTCTGTTTGCAATGACGCTGGACACCAAGGAAGCCAATCAGACTAAAGATTATCTCGAATCCCATTATCCCGAATTCAAAGATTCCGTGTTGCTCATACACACCAAGAAAAGCGGTGAAATATCAGAAACCACAAAAACCAAAAGGGATAAAGATGAACTGGAACAATTGCGCAAAGCAGCGGATACCGTGGATGAAGACACATCGCCCTACAAAGCTGTTGTATCGGTGATGATGCTCAGGGAAGGATGGGATGTCCGTAATGTGATGACCATTGTGGGGCTGCGTCCTTATGGCTCCCCTGCTAAAATTCTGCCTGAACAAACCCTGGGTAGGGGCTTGCGCAAGATGTTCGGCATGGAGGTGAAGGAAGAACTGGTGGTAGTTGGCACGTCTGCCTTTATCGAATTTGTGGAATCCATTAAAACCGAAGGTGTGGAATTCAGCTACAGACCCATGGGGGAGACGGCCAAATCCCGCAACCCGATTATTGTGGAAATAGACAGTGACAATACAAAAAAAGATTTGGAGAAACTGGATATTCCAATTCCTGTTTTATCCCCACGCATCCATCGGGATTATAAAAATCTGGAGGATATTCAGGTGGATGCCATGCACGCCGCCCCCGTTCCCATGAAACAATTCAGCGAAAATGAATTGAAAGAAATTGTGTTTACCGATATTGACGGTGAATTTTCCCATAAAATTGAGTTTACCGATACCCTGCCTGATTATCGAAACGTGGTCGGTTTTTTTACGCAGGCCATTCTCAAGGAAAGCCGTCTGGTGAGCGGATTTAATCTTCTCTATCCCAAAGTGGAGCAGTTTATTCGGCAAAAATTATTCGGTAAAAGCGTAAACATTGAAGCCCCTGTCATTTTACGAAATCTCTCTGAAATCGAGGCAAAACAGACCATATACGGTGCATTCAAAAAAGCCATTGATGAGTTAACTATAAAAGATAAAGGTTCCGCACAAATAAAAAATTATATTTCGCTGCGGAAAACCAAGCCTCTGGTGGTAGATAACCAGCCCTACCTTGTTCCACAAAGAAGTGTTTACAACAAAATTATCGGTGACAACCAGTTTGAACTGGAATTTGCCGCCTTTCTGGAAAACTGCGTTGATATTATCTCCTTTGCCAAAAATTACCAAACGCTCAATTTTAAAATCGAATATCAGGGTGAGGACAGCAACATCCACGATTTTCATCCTGACTTTCTCATCAAGAAAGCTGAACAGGAAACCTACATTGCCGAGACTAAAGGCAGAGAAGATCTGGACGATGTGAGAAAAATCAAGCGCCTGCAAGTCTGGTGCAATGATGTCAATGCCGCGCAGAATGAACGCTGCTATGTTCCACTGTATGTGAAGCAGGAAACGTGGGAGAAATACGAAAAGGATTTGAAGGTGTTTAAAGACGTTGCGAAATTATTTAAATACTCATAGTTGAAAAAAGCACCTTTAAATGAGAAGGAATAATTATAATGGCGGACATTGCTTTATCCATTAACAATGTACCGATAAGGCTCACTGATGAACGATGGAAACATATCGTCGAAAACCATGATGATATAGCAGGTTATTATGATACAGTTCTCCGAGCGGTCGAAGAAGCAGATTATATTATCAAAGGTTACGGAGGTGCTTTTATTGCTTTACAGGAAATTGACAAAATGAAATTTTTAGCCGTCGTTTATAAGGAATTTATCAATGATGGATTTATCATCACTGCATACTTTACCAGGAAAATTAAACTCGAAAACGAGGTGATAGTATGGAAAAAGAAATCTTAAAGCAAGAGACATTAGCAGAAGTATTCAAAGCTACGCCACATCTGTTAAAATTTCCTGTCACCAAAATGTGGATAGACTATGACAAGGAAGCAGACGCGCTTTATATCAGTTTTGATCGTCCACAGAAGGCTACGGATTCCGAAATGTCGCAAGACGGTATTTTGCATAGATATCGGGGCGAAAAACTTGTTGGAATAACCATACTCGAAGCATCAAAAAGACATTGAACACCTGGGCATAAACAATATTGATACTTCATGATGACCGAGGGGAAAAAGAGCATATTAATGGGTGAAATTCATTTATCTGAAAAAGAAAAACAGGAAATAATTGATCAAATCCAGCACGGTAAACCCCTGTCCAAAGAATACATTTACAAATTATACGCCGATGATGAAGACGTTTTTCTGTTCTGGAACGGGCGCAATGAATCCGTGACCAATGCTGTACTACCCTTTCATTCCATTGAACATATTGACGAACCCAGAAAAGAAACCAAGCCGGAACAGATGAACTGGCTTGATACAACAGGCAGACAGTTAAAAGGCTGGACAAATAAACTAATCTGGGGCGATAACAAACTCATTCTCTCATCGCTGGTGAACGGACCAATGAGGGAAGAGATTGAAAAAGAGGGTGGACTGAAACTGATTTACATTGACCCGCCCTTTGCCGTAGGTGCGGATTTTTCCTACAACATTGCCGTGAACGGCGAGGATGTAACCAAACAGCAGTCCATCATCGAAGAGATCGCCTACCGTGACACTTGGGGCAGAGGCATTTCATCCTACCTTTCCATGATGTATGAACGGCTGAAACTGATGCATCAGTTGCTGGCAGAGGATGGCAATATTTATGTGCATTGTGATTGGAGATTAAATAGTGTTTTGAAATTTTTGTTAGACGAAATATTTGGAATAACAAATTTTAAGAATGAAGTAATTTGGCATTATAGACGATGGACAGCTGGTAGTGGTTCTTTCCAAAAAATGCACGATGATTTATTATTTTATGCCAAGAGTAATAAATATTGCTTAAATACCATTTATATCGAGGCTACAGAAGGTCAAAAACAAAAGCATGAAAAAGGCTGGGATAGGAATTCTGTTTTAATAGATGGTAAAAGGCAACCACAATTAATAGTATATAACAAAGAAAAAGTTGATGAGGCTGTTAATCAAGGTAGAATTGATTTATCAGAATATGCAAGGATAGTTGAAGTTAATATCGAAGAAACAATAGCCCCAGATGTATGGGAAATCAACTTCATCAACTCACAAGCAAAAGAACGATTAGACTACCCCACCCAAAAACCCGAAGCCCTTTTAGAGCGCATCATCAAAGCCAGCAGTAACGAGGGCGATCTGGTTGCCGATTTCTTCTGCGGCAGCGGAACCACCGCCGCGGTGGCGGAAAAACTTGGTAGGAAATGGATCGCCTGTGATCTGGGCAGATTTGCCGTTCACACCACCCGCAAACGTATGATTCAGGTGCAGCGGGAATTGAAATATCAGGTCAAATCCTACCGTGCCTTTGAGGTGCTCAATCTGGGCAAATACGAACGCCAGTTTTTCTTCGGTGTGCCTGCCAATATCCCGCCCGGACAGCAGGAAAAACTACTGGAAGCCAAACACGAGAAATATGTCAATCTGATATTGGAAGGCTACTCGGCGCAACGCATAGAAGGACATCGCCTTCTGCACGGCAAAAAGGCAGGAAGGTTTGTGCATGTGGGTCCGCTCAATGTGCCTGTCACCAAAACGCTGGTGGAAGAGGTGTTTGAGGAGTGCCGCCAGAACCTGATTACACAGGTGGATATTTTGGGTTTTGAATTTGAAATGGGGCTGGTGCCCTACATAAAAGACGAACTGCGCCAGCAGGGAGTGGACATCCGTCTGCGTTACATTCCCAGGGAAGTGTTTGACAAACGGGCAGTGGAAAAAGGACAGGTTAAGTTTTATGACGTTGCTTATATGCAGGTCAAACCGTATATTGAAGGCCTGCCTGGCGGACAGACAGGGAAAACCGTCAAAATTGAACTCACCAATTTCACCACCTACTACACGCAGGACGATCTGGAAGAACTGGAGCAGTCGCTGAAAAAAGGCGGCTACAAGGTAGTCATTGAAAACGGGCAAATTACTAAACTGACCAAAGACGAGCACGGCATTTTAAAGCGGGAACTGCTCACCAAAAACTGGCTGGACTGGATCGATTACTGGGCAGTGGATTTCGATTATGAAGATAAAAAGGAAATGATTCGGGTTGAAGAAGATGGTCATGTGAAAGAAATCTGGACGGGTAATTATATCTTTGAGAATTTGTGGCAGTCATTCCGAACAAAAAAGAACTCATCTCTTGAACTTATTACCGTCCCGCATACTTACACGAAAGCGGGCAAATATAAAATCATGGTTAAAGTGGTTGATATTGTGGGAGTAGATACGTCGCATGTCATTGAAGTAGAGATAGAATAAACAAAATGAAATACAACCCTGAAAAACACCACCGCCGTTCCATCCGCTTAAAGGGATACGATTATTTACAGGCAGGTTGTTATTATATGACTCTCATTACCCAAAACCAGGAATGTTTATTTGGGGATGTTGTGGATGGGGAAATGGTGTTGAATGAATTGGGGGAAATTGTACAGGATGAATGGTTAAAAACCGCCCAAATTCGAAAAAACATTAAATTGGATATATTTGTGGTTATGCCCAATCATGTGCATGGAATTATTATCATTGATGCCAATCCTGTAGGGGTGATCCATCGGATCACCCTTACAAAACCACGGTTGTTTTCCAATTCATTAGGATCCATCATTGGTCAATTCAAATCGGTTGTTACAAAACGAATCCACAAAATGGGGATTCAACATTTTAAATGGCAACGCAATTATTGGGAACATGCCATTCGTGATGAAAATGAATTAAACCACATTCAGGAGTATATTATAGACAATCCATTAAAATGGGATTTGGACGACGAAAATCCGAATTCAGGGCGACCCATCGGGTCGCCCCAACAGGAAGATTATGATCCCACATTCAAAACCAACCCTTGACAAGAAAGATTATGATGCTGTCCTTGGGGTATTGCGATCGGGCCAGATCTCTCAGGGAAAGTATGTGAAGAGGTTTGAAGCCAACCTCTCTGAATTTGTCGGGGTTAAGGGAGGGGTTGCTACAAATTCAGGGACTTCTGCCCTACACTTGGCCTTGCTGTCTTTAGAGGTAGGCAAAGGAGATGAAATAATCCTTCCAGGTTATGTCTGCACTGCCTTGTTGAATGCGATAAACTATGTAGGGGCAACCCCAGTCCTTGTTGATATTGAGCCAGACAGCTTTAACATTGATGCAAAAAGGGTAAAAGAATCCCTTACTGAAAAAACCAGGGCAATTATTGTCCCTCATCTTTTTGGCCTGCCTGCCAATCTGGAGGAACTACTGTCCTTTGGAGTTCCATTGATAGAAGACTGTGCTCAATCTCTTGGTGCCACATACAAGGGAAAACAAACTGGCAGTTTTGGAACGCTGTCGATATTCTCCTTTTATGCTACTAAGGTAATAGCCTCGGGAGAAGGCGGGATGGTTCTTTCAGATTCTCCCCATCTACTGGAAAGGGTGAGAGACCTCCGGGATTATGATAACAGAGATGACTATAAAATCCGCTTCAACTATAGGATGACCGACCTTCAGGCTGCCCTGGGCATCAGTCAGATGGAAAAATTGCCATCTTTTTTAGAAAGAAGAAGAGCTATTGCAAAGAGATACTCCAGGGAGCTGGCAAATATACCTGCTCTTTTGCCAAGAGGATACCCTGAGAGGGAGCATATCTTTTACCGTTATGTTATAAGAGTTAAAGGAGACCTTGAAAGACTTTTAGAACAAATTAAAAAAGAAGGTATCTGCTGTGAACGCCCTGTGTACCGTCCATTACACTATTATCTGGGATTATCCGATCTTCCTGAGACAGAAAGGATATGGAGCAGTGCCCTGTCCATCCCTATTTACCCTTCCCTTGCCTCTGGTGAAGTGACAGAGGTTATCAAAGGGGTAAAGAGGTTAATTGAAGAAAGGTAAAGGATTTGAAAAATTCTAAGAGAAACTTCAACTTAGGTAATGCTTTATATTTCTTAATTCTATTAGTTTTTGTAATACTTTTTGTGAACATATTGGTTCCCTATACAAGGACATTTTTACACGAACAGGGTCATAGATGGCTCTTTATACTTCTTTTTTCTTCTTCCCTTTCCTTTACTGTGACCCCCTGGGTAAGATACCTTGCAAAAAAAGTAAATATCTTAGACCATCCAGACGATAGAAAAGTTCATCACCAGGCTACACCCCTGCTTGGAGGCATTGCTATATATATTGCCTTCGTCAGTTCTATTTTTATTAACAACATCTATACAAAACCATTGCTTGGCATTTTGATAGGTGGAACCATAGTATTCTTAATAAGTGTAGTAGACGATATAATAGAGATTCCGGCAGGACTCAAGCTTCTGGTTCAGTTTCTGGCTACATCTATCATAATCGGTTCAGGGATAGTATTAGACCTTTTCCCTGAAACACCACTTGGGCTTGCAGGAAATATATTTTTAACGTTTTTATGGGTGATTGGAATTACCAATTCCTTTAACTTTTTCGATGGGATGGATGGTTTAGCTTCGGGTCTGGGTATAATCACAGCCTTTTTCATTGGGATTGTCGCCTTTCAAACAGATCAGCCTTTCCTGGGATGGATAGCTATTGCCGTAATGGGCAGCTGCATTGGGTTCTTACCTTATAACTTCAGGCTGCATAAACCTGCCACCATCTTCCTTGGAGATGCCGGCAGTAACTTTCTGGGATTTACACTCGCATCTCTTGCCATATTCGGTGATTGGGCTGATAATAACCCAATAGTTTCTCTGGCTACCCCTCTGCTTATCTTCTGGATCTTTGTCTTTGATATGACACATATAACTTTAACAAGGATTATTTCAGGAAAGGTTACTAATTTAAAGGAGTGGATTAACTATGTGGGAAAAGACCACCTTCACCACCGTCTGGAGTTCTTATTAAAGAGCAAAAAACAAAGCGTCCTGTTCATCTTCTTTCTCTGTGCATGTATGGGTATAAGCGCCATTGTACTACGCTATGCCCGAACCGTTGACGCAATTCTTCTGGTAATCCAGGCAGCAATAATAGTCATCCTTGTAACTATCCTGGAAGCCATAGCAAAAAAACAGGCAAACAAAGGGTAGTAAAAATGGGGTTAAATAAGATGACCATGGTGAACCTGCTCGATGAATTTTTAAACTACCTTGTCGTTGAAAGAGGATTATCTAAAAACACCCTGGAATCATACAACAGAGATTTAAACAAATACCTTGATTATCTGGAAAAAAACAATATCACAGATATTAAAGAGACCTCCAGTTCTCGTATAATGGCTTTCATTTCTACACTAAAGCAAAAGGGGCTCGCAACCAAGACCACTGCAAGAAACCTGGTGGCTGTCAAAATGTTTTATAAGTTTCTGGTTAATGAAAATTACCTTGAGAAAAACCCTGCCACAAAAATTGACTCTCCAAAAACATGGATCAAATTGCCCAGTACCCTGGCACTGGACGAGGTGGAGAGGTTACTTGATCAACCTGATACAAACAATCATTTAGGCATAAGGGATTCTGCCATGTTAGAACTGCTGTATGCCACCGGGTTAAGGGTTTCTGAGCTCGTTTCTCTATCCCTAAACAGTATTAATTTAGAAGTGGGTTACCTCATTGCCTTTGGAAAAGGTAACAAGGAGAGAATTGTTCCCATAGGGAGTCAGGCAACACAAAAGCTAAAGGAGTATCTGGTGTCTGCCAGAAAAAAACTACTTAAAAACTCAAACAGTCCTTATCTTTTTGTAAATCGTTCAGGAAATTCTCTATCCCGACAGGGCTTTTGGAAGATTATTAAAAAGTATACCTTTAAGGCAGGGATAAAGAAGAATATAACACCTCACACCTTAAGGCATTCTTTTGCCACCCATCTCCTGGAAAGGGGAGCAGACCTGCGTTCAGTGCAGACTATGCTGGGCCATGTTGATATTTCTACCACCCAGATATATACCCATGTGACAAGAGAAAGATTAAAAAAGCTCCATAATCAATTACATCCCAGGGCTTAGACTGTATCAGTGGGTCCGGGTCAGTCCGCCTCTGGAGGAAACACCGATCAGTACGGGCGAGGTTATTCTCGCCCCTGCGTAACACTGACACTGAATTTCTATGATTTGCGGTGACCTGCTACAATGGAAGTAATTATCACACATGTAAATGCCGATTTTGATTCTCTCGCTTCGATGCTGGCGGCAAAAAAGCTGTATCCAGAGGCTCGTCTTGCCTTTCCTGGTTCTCAGGAAAAAAGCATGAGGGATTTTTTTATCCAGTCAACGATTTACGTCTTTCAGGTAGAAAAGCTAAAGAACATAGACCTTGAAAACATCCATCGTCTTATCCTGGTTGATACAAGACAGGCAAGTCGAATAGGGAAATTCGCGGAGATTAAAGACAGGACGAATTTGGATATCCATATATATGATCATCATCCGCCTTCATCTGACGACATCTCAGGCTCTCTGGAAGTAATAAAAGAGGTAGGGTCCACTGCGACTATTTTAACCCAGATTTTAAAAGACCGGAATATCGAAATCAGTCCTGATGAGGCTACAATCATGACCCTCGGGATATACGAAGACACAGGTTCGTTCACCTTCTCTTCAACCACAAGCGATGATCATCTGGCTGCAAGTTATCTCCTTTCCAAAGGGGCAAATCTGAATACTGTTTCAGATATGCTTATCAAAGAATTAACAGCCGAAGAGGTCTCACTACTGAATGATCTTGTCCTTTCTGCCACCACTCACAATATAAACGGTATTGACGTTGTAATAGCCAAGGTCTCCACCAATAAATATATAGGGGATTTCGCAGTATTAGTCCATAAACTAAAAGACATGAAAAATATCAATGTACTCTTTGCATTGGCTAGAATGGAGGATCGGATATATCTAATTTGCAGAAGCAGGGTTGACTATATAAACGTCAGTGAGATCGCTATAGAATTTGGAGGAGGGGGACACTCGACTGCCGCATCTGCAACTATCAGGGACCTGACGCTTATTCAAGTCGAAGAAAAACTGCTGAGTGTTCTTCGTAACAAGATAGGAATACGGATACATGCAAAGGACATAATGGCTTTTCCGGTAAAGGTGATAGACTCTGCAGAATCGCTGCAAAGAGCAGGGAAGCTTTTGACAAGGTACAATATAAATGTATTACCAGTGATTAAAGAGAATAAACTTGTGGGTCTAATCTCCAGACAAATAATTGAAAAAGCAACTTACCATGGATTAAAGGATCTGCCCACTGAGGAGTATATGTCTACAGATTTTTCATCAGTAAGCCCGGATGCTCCCTTCATTACCGTCCAAAAAATTATCATAGAAAACAATCAAAGGTTCCTTCCGGTTGTGGAAAACGACTGTATAGTGGGGGCAATCACCAGAACAGATCTGCTGAGAACAATACAAAGTGACCTTTTAAAAGACCCTTCTTATCCGTATGCCTTTGATCGTGACACCCGTCTCACAAGAAAAAAATCCGTTGCAAAACTGATGAAAGAACGGTTGAACCAAAGAATCCTTGAAGTATTACAAAACATAGGTAAAAAGGCCGAAGATCTCAATTACAATGCCTATCTTGTAGGAGGGATCGTCAGAGACATTATCCTTCGGCATGAGACCCTTGACATTGATATTGTAATAGAAGGGGATGGAATTGAACTGGCAAAGCGATTTGCCACGGATTATACCTGTAAAGTAACATCTCACGAGAAATTCGGCACCGCTACATTGATCTTCCCTGACAACCTCAGGATAGATGTAGCCACAGCCAGACTCGAATACTATAAATCCCCTGCAGCGCTCCCTACCGTTGAATTGAGCTCGATAAAACTGGACCTTTACCGCAGGGATTTCACAATGAACACATTGGCAATAAGATTAAATCCCGCAGGTTTTGGTGAACTGATAGATTTCTTCGGTGCTCAGAAAGATATCAAGGAAAAGACAATCAGGGTAATACATAACCTGAGCTTTGTTGAAGACCCGACAAGGATATTCAGGGCTATCCGTTTCGAGCAGAGATTCGGCTTTCAGATAGGGAAGCACACCGCTAATCTTATAAACAACGCTGTCAAGATGAATTTTTTCGATCAACTGGATGGCTACAGGTTTTTCTCTGAATTGAAACTTATATTTCAAGAAGAAGAACCCGTACTGGTAATAAAGAGATTAGCTGAATTCGACATTCTGAGGTTTATCCATCCAAAGATAAAATTCAACGAGAAAATGAAGAAACACTTACAAAACATTAAAGGAATTATTTCCTGGTTCAATCTTCTGTACTTAGAAGAAAAATATGAAAAGTGGCGAATCTACTTCCTTGGATTGATAGATCCCCTGAATAAACAGGAGGTTCTTCAACTCTGTCAAAGGTTATCCATAACTGAAAAAAATAGGCAGAAGATTATCCTCGGTATTGAACAGTCGGAGGCTATCCTTAAACAGATCGGAGAAAGAGACATAGCAGAGAGAAGCAAAATCTATAATATTCTTAGGCACACATCCACAGAGTCTCTGCTTTTCGCCATGGCAAAAACTGATAAAAACTATATAAAGAGGAATATATCCCTTTATTTTACTCAACTGAAAAGGACTCATATCCTTTTAAACGGTGAAGATATCAAAAATCTGGGAATAGCACCAGGGAAGATATTTAAAAGGATACTGGACGATCTTCTCGAAGCCAAATTGGATGGAAGGGTTAAAACCAGAAAGGAAGAAATCAATTTTATAAAAGAAAATTATATGGATAGCGTAAGTTGACAACAGATGCCCTCTTTGATATATAGCAAGGGCAGAAAAGGATGCTACGGAGACCTGAAAAACTCTCTCTGCTAACGTGGAACAGAAAAGGAGAAGCACTATATGTCTAAGAATAGAATATTGAGTGGTATGCGACCTTCTGGTAAATTGCACCTTGGAAACTTCTTCGGAGCTTTAGACAGCTGGGTAAAACTTCAAGATGAGTATGAATGTTTTTACTTTGCTGCTGATTGGCATGCCCTGACCAGTGAGTACGAAAATACAGAGATAATAAAAGAGAGCATTACAGATATGTTCATCGATTGGTTGAGTGCAGGTATTGATCCCGAAAAAAGCACCATCTTCATACAGTCGAAGATACCAGAACATGCTGAGCTCCATATCCTACTCTCAATGATCACTCCTTTGTCCTGGCTGGAGCGCAATCCAACCTATAAAGAGCAACAACAAGAATTAACAAACAGGGATATTTCTACCTATGGTTTTTTAGGCTATCCTGTCTTACAGGCGGCGGACATAATTATCTATAAAGCTCATAAGGTTCCTGTTGGGATAGACCAGGTACCTCATCTTGAATTAACCCGGGAGATTGCCCGTCGTTTTAATTTTCTTTATAAGGAAATCTTTCCTCTCCCGGAGCCTATTTTGACCGAGATGCCTAAACTGCTGGGTATAGATGGGAGAAAAATGAGCAAAGCATACAACAACGCTATATACCTATCAGACCCTTCAGAGGTAATCAGGGAAAAGATAGAGGAGATGTTCACAGATCCCCAAAGGGCAAGAAAATCTGATCCAGGAGACCCGGAAGTTTGTAATGTCTTTTCCTTCCATAAGCTGTTTAGCCCCTCTGAGGA of the Thermodesulfobacteriota bacterium genome contains:
- a CDS encoding DEAD/DEAH box helicase family protein — its product is MNQFPQNPYQILDPNIRWAPSQEDLQEKAYEQLIPPLVYKIRLAVKEWWDSNYSGASDTTKALLQFWFKPDGHLPAPGRARQAGKKNGDVFQYYFAQREAIESIIYLYEIAKARDKYDLMRFDSSNRISTGHFSETWPRYVIKMATGSGKTKVLTLALVWSYFHKLYEPESDLSRNFLIIAPNIIVLNRLRKDFDNFKIFREDPLIPENGYADRDWQNDFFHLTLHIQDKLKPITEEGNLFLTNIHRVYLNDDRELSLEEEFLGKKPPADADTSKGMDLGKVLRSAKIKDLVVMNDEAHHIHDPEMQWFKNIEDINNHLKLKQGKGISLQIDNTATPKHNDGAIFVQTICDYPLVEAIKQRIVKSPVLPDEASRGKLNEKTSSEFVERYKDFIHLGYIEWKKQFDELKSQKTPVLFAMTLDTKEANQTKDYLESHYPEFKDSVLLIHTKKSGEISETTKTKRDKDELEQLRKAADTVDEDTSPYKAVVSVMMLREGWDVRNVMTIVGLRPYGSPAKILPEQTLGRGLRKMFGMEVKEELVVVGTSAFIEFVESIKTEGVEFSYRPMGETAKSRNPIIVEIDSDNTKKDLEKLDIPIPVLSPRIHRDYKNLEDIQVDAMHAAPVPMKQFSENELKEIVFTDIDGEFSHKIEFTDTLPDYRNVVGFFTQAILKESRLVSGFNLLYPKVEQFIRQKLFGKSVNIEAPVILRNLSEIEAKQTIYGAFKKAIDELTIKDKGSAQIKNYISLRKTKPLVVDNQPYLVPQRSVYNKIIGDNQFELEFAAFLENCVDIISFAKNYQTLNFKIEYQGEDSNIHDFHPDFLIKKAEQETYIAETKGREDLDDVRKIKRLQVWCNDVNAAQNERCYVPLYVKQETWEKYEKDLKVFKDVAKLFKYS
- a CDS encoding DUF2283 domain-containing protein, whose amino-acid sequence is MEKEILKQETLAEVFKATPHLLKFPVTKMWIDYDKEADALYISFDRPQKATDSEMSQDGILHRYRGEKLVGITILEASKRH
- a CDS encoding site-specific DNA-methyltransferase, giving the protein MGEIHLSEKEKQEIIDQIQHGKPLSKEYIYKLYADDEDVFLFWNGRNESVTNAVLPFHSIEHIDEPRKETKPEQMNWLDTTGRQLKGWTNKLIWGDNKLILSSLVNGPMREEIEKEGGLKLIYIDPPFAVGADFSYNIAVNGEDVTKQQSIIEEIAYRDTWGRGISSYLSMMYERLKLMHQLLAEDGNIYVHCDWRLNSVLKFLLDEIFGITNFKNEVIWHYRRWTAGSGSFQKMHDDLLFYAKSNKYCLNTIYIEATEGQKQKHEKGWDRNSVLIDGKRQPQLIVYNKEKVDEAVNQGRIDLSEYARIVEVNIEETIAPDVWEINFINSQAKERLDYPTQKPEALLERIIKASSNEGDLVADFFCGSGTTAAVAEKLGRKWIACDLGRFAVHTTRKRMIQVQRELKYQVKSYRAFEVLNLGKYERQFFFGVPANIPPGQQEKLLEAKHEKYVNLILEGYSAQRIEGHRLLHGKKAGRFVHVGPLNVPVTKTLVEEVFEECRQNLITQVDILGFEFEMGLVPYIKDELRQQGVDIRLRYIPREVFDKRAVEKGQVKFYDVAYMQVKPYIEGLPGGQTGKTVKIELTNFTTYYTQDDLEELEQSLKKGGYKVVIENGQITKLTKDEHGILKRELLTKNWLDWIDYWAVDFDYEDKKEMIRVEEDGHVKEIWTGNYIFENLWQSFRTKKNSSLELITVPHTYTKAGKYKIMVKVVDIVGVDTSHVIEVEIE
- a CDS encoding transposase, with protein sequence MKYNPEKHHRRSIRLKGYDYLQAGCYYMTLITQNQECLFGDVVDGEMVLNELGEIVQDEWLKTAQIRKNIKLDIFVVMPNHVHGIIIIDANPVGVIHRITLTKPRLFSNSLGSIIGQFKSVVTKRIHKMGIQHFKWQRNYWEHAIRDENELNHIQEYIIDNPLKWDLDDENPNSGRPIGSPQQEDYDPTFKTNP
- a CDS encoding DegT/DnrJ/EryC1/StrS family aminotransferase, translated to MIPHSKPTLDKKDYDAVLGVLRSGQISQGKYVKRFEANLSEFVGVKGGVATNSGTSALHLALLSLEVGKGDEIILPGYVCTALLNAINYVGATPVLVDIEPDSFNIDAKRVKESLTEKTRAIIVPHLFGLPANLEELLSFGVPLIEDCAQSLGATYKGKQTGSFGTLSIFSFYATKVIASGEGGMVLSDSPHLLERVRDLRDYDNRDDYKIRFNYRMTDLQAALGISQMEKLPSFLERRRAIAKRYSRELANIPALLPRGYPEREHIFYRYVIRVKGDLERLLEQIKKEGICCERPVYRPLHYYLGLSDLPETERIWSSALSIPIYPSLASGEVTEVIKGVKRLIEER
- a CDS encoding MraY family glycosyltransferase, with translation MKNSKRNFNLGNALYFLILLVFVILFVNILVPYTRTFLHEQGHRWLFILLFSSSLSFTVTPWVRYLAKKVNILDHPDDRKVHHQATPLLGGIAIYIAFVSSIFINNIYTKPLLGILIGGTIVFLISVVDDIIEIPAGLKLLVQFLATSIIIGSGIVLDLFPETPLGLAGNIFLTFLWVIGITNSFNFFDGMDGLASGLGIITAFFIGIVAFQTDQPFLGWIAIAVMGSCIGFLPYNFRLHKPATIFLGDAGSNFLGFTLASLAIFGDWADNNPIVSLATPLLIFWIFVFDMTHITLTRIISGKVTNLKEWINYVGKDHLHHRLEFLLKSKKQSVLFIFFLCACMGISAIVLRYARTVDAILLVIQAAIIVILVTILEAIAKKQANKG
- the xerD gene encoding site-specific tyrosine recombinase XerD, producing MVNLLDEFLNYLVVERGLSKNTLESYNRDLNKYLDYLEKNNITDIKETSSSRIMAFISTLKQKGLATKTTARNLVAVKMFYKFLVNENYLEKNPATKIDSPKTWIKLPSTLALDEVERLLDQPDTNNHLGIRDSAMLELLYATGLRVSELVSLSLNSINLEVGYLIAFGKGNKERIVPIGSQATQKLKEYLVSARKKLLKNSNSPYLFVNRSGNSLSRQGFWKIIKKYTFKAGIKKNITPHTLRHSFATHLLERGADLRSVQTMLGHVDISTTQIYTHVTRERLKKLHNQLHPRA